In Nitrospirae bacterium YQR-1, the genomic stretch TGGCTCAAACTACATATCCGAAGTAAGAGCCATGGATGAAACAGGCGATATTGGGGTAGAAGTGCAGAAATTAAACGAATATAAGATAACCTTCCGGTTTCCTGAAATAGTACATGGTAAAAAGAAGATAACTCTTAATTTTAAAATTCATGACGCCCTTTCATCAGGGATATTCTCTAATACACTTAATCTGCCATGGGTGGGAAAATGGAAAATACCGGTAAATATGTCACGCTATGTTGTGGTGTTTCCTGAAAATTTTACTTACAAAAACGTATCGTCTAATCTTCTGACATCGGAGGAGACAACGATAAACGGCAAGCCGGCGATAGCCTTCCCACAGAGTAATGTGACTGAGACTTCACTCAGTATGTCTTTCAAGCCACTCATTGATCCACGGGCTTCCAATTTGTTTATGATTACGTTGCTCATATGGATAATTTTATTAGCCTTTTGGGTAACGAAATACAGAAAGCTCTCTGCACCCCGTCCAACCGACTCATCCGAACCGGCACCGTATGAAGCGGCCTATATGAAAAAGGGCAGGAATCACGCCGTCATGGTTTGTCTATTTGATTTAATACAGAAGGGCTATATCATACTTGATGCCTCACGTGACATGACAGCCACCGGCAAAACCGATGGTTTAACCAGGCCGGAGTCGGCGCTGATTGAGACAGTACGGATAAGAGCCGCTATTAATGAAGTATTTCTACAGAAAGATTTGTTAAAACGCTTTGAGTATGAAACTCTCAGAGCGCTTGAGGTAAAGGGCATGATAAAAGGCTCACTGGAGACAAAGAGCTTTTGCAATAACCTCAGAGCAATTGCCGTGTTTTCAGTTATAGCACTTGTCGGGGCTAATTTATATATGAGATTTCCAAGCGGCGAGGGCATGATGTTCTTTTCACTGATAATGCCGGTCTTGGCTTTTATATCATCCTTTATTATGCAAAGGTCTGCGATAAAAACACAGAAAGGCAAGGCTTATTTAAGACATTTAGAGAGCAGGGTCTCAGGGGCAAACCGTATAGCGGGCCTTGACGGCCACTACGACCCAATGCTTAGTTATGCAGTTGCAGCATTGGGTATGACAATTTTAGCGGGGACGGTATTTGCAGGCATATCAGAGGCGTTATACTACAGAGAAACAGGCGGTTCTACAAGCGATACGGGCAGCAGTAGCTGCAGTGGTTGTTCAACTAGCGACAGTGGGGGCGGCGGTGGCTGCAGCGGTTGCGGTGGCGGCGGGGATTGAGGCTGCTTTGTGCTTAGAGTGTGGGGATTTGACGGGCCTTTCTATTTGCAGTGGCACATTACGGATGACTGTAATCTTAAGTGCATACACTGTTACAGGGAGGGCGGAAAGAGTGTAAAACCCAGTAGGGCGGATTTAATGAATGTGTTGAATAACTTTAACCGGTTTTTAAAGTCAACCGGCAGGAGGGGCAGATTTCAAATAAGCGGAGGTGAGCCTTTTCTTTCAGAGGATTTGTTTACAATCCTTGCAGAGGCTAAAAACCACGGCTATCCGGTCAGAGTGCTCTCAAACGCAACAGTGATGACACATAACATAGCAAAGCGTTTGGGTGTGTCGGGATGCCGCATTGTGCAGGCATCTTTTGAGGGCTCTGAGGAAATCCATGACAAAATCAGAGGGTGTGGGTCATTTAAAAAAGCTCTTGAAGGTATAAAAATTCTCTCTGAGCACGACATTGAAGTGACCGTTATGATGACAGTGTCGGATATTAATTATCAGGTATTAAAAGAGACGATTGAACTTACTGCGCCATATGCCCGGCGTTTTGCATTTTCACGGCTTGTGCCGCAGGGAGCAGGTAAGGACTTATCCGATTCGATGTTGACGGCAAGACAAGTTAGGGCGCTGTTTAAGGAATTTTATCAATTGAAGTTACACTCTGAAAACCGCAGCGGTATGCAGGCCTCAAAGACATATCGCGACCCTCTTTGGCAGGTTTTTTTTAGAAGTGTAAATCCACGGCTTTTAGGAGGCTGTTCAATCGGGTTTAACGGAATATGCGTGGATACGGACGGCACAGTGTATCCGTGCAGGAGGCTTCCGGTCTCTCTTGGAAACATGCACGATACTGACTTAACGGAGATATGGAATTCGGGGATTTTGCAGGAGCTTAGAAATCGTGATTTACTAAAAGGCAAATGTGGAAAGTGTAACCTGAGGTGGCAGTG encodes the following:
- a CDS encoding radical SAM protein, encoding MLRVWGFDGPFYLQWHITDDCNLKCIHCYREGGKSVKPSRADLMNVLNNFNRFLKSTGRRGRFQISGGEPFLSEDLFTILAEAKNHGYPVRVLSNATVMTHNIAKRLGVSGCRIVQASFEGSEEIHDKIRGCGSFKKALEGIKILSEHDIEVTVMMTVSDINYQVLKETIELTAPYARRFAFSRLVPQGAGKDLSDSMLTARQVRALFKEFYQLKLHSENRSGMQASKTYRDPLWQVFFRSVNPRLLGGCSIGFNGICVDTDGTVYPCRRLPVSLGNMHDTDLTEIWNSGILQELRNRDLLKGKCGKCNLRWQCGGCRAIAYAKTGDYLSEDPQCFN
- a CDS encoding TIGR04222 domain-containing membrane protein; protein product: MYKKTCLKAVILAVLLIFIYPATGFTELKLDNYEAIFEIIPNSGGQYKDIAATLNMTFVTDTRFSNGFKFVGSNYISEVRAMDETGDIGVEVQKLNEYKITFRFPEIVHGKKKITLNFKIHDALSSGIFSNTLNLPWVGKWKIPVNMSRYVVVFPENFTYKNVSSNLLTSEETTINGKPAIAFPQSNVTETSLSMSFKPLIDPRASNLFMITLLIWIILLAFWVTKYRKLSAPRPTDSSEPAPYEAAYMKKGRNHAVMVCLFDLIQKGYIILDASRDMTATGKTDGLTRPESALIETVRIRAAINEVFLQKDLLKRFEYETLRALEVKGMIKGSLETKSFCNNLRAIAVFSVIALVGANLYMRFPSGEGMMFFSLIMPVLAFISSFIMQRSAIKTQKGKAYLRHLESRVSGANRIAGLDGHYDPMLSYAVAALGMTILAGTVFAGISEALYYRETGGSTSDTGSSSCSGCSTSDSGGGGGCSGCGGGGD